The window AATGCATATCATAAGTCGATTCCTCCATGTAAGACTAGTGTCATTCAGATACTTGTCAAGGCTTCCCTTACACGCATGCTCATAAAcaatgattttttcacatgtttcatcaacaatgattttttcacatgtttcaTCGTTGTAGCCTACAAGACCGATGACATTCTCATGCTTATACTCGTAGAGTATTTGTAGCTcattgtaatattgttgttcCCCTTGACCTTGACTTGTATCTAACCGCTTTGTGACTATGGTATAATTCCCATTTCCATGTCTGTGTGCAACTTCGCCTTTGTATACCTTCCCAAAACCTCCTCCTCCAATGACGTTGTCACCACTGAAGTTATTCGTGGCCAATTTTATTTCCTCAAGTGACATCCGGAAGTTATCCTTATTGTTTACCTAAGCATAATGAGAAAACCGGTAACTATTTATGAAGATATATAGGACCTTAGAACGGATTTATAATATTGACTTACATGAAATGATAATGCTTTGTTGAGTTCTTCGACCACGACTTTCATTGTTGGACGCTCGTTTTGTGTTTCCGCCAAACACCGACatgcaatttttaaaaatgtttctaaAGAATCTGCATTGGGTCCTTTATTTAGATAAAACTTGTTATCTCCATTCTCCCCCGTAAGTACGGAAGTTATCTTTTTCTTCATTATTCCCGTGTCGAACCATTGTCGCACCAACTGGGACAATAGTTCACGTTCTTGACCGTCATTAACCTTAGTTAACAACTTGATAGACTTCCCGCATATGATTTCAAGCATAACTATTCCAAAGCTATATACATCTGACTCTCTTTTTATCTTGCTAGTCTTAGCATATTCAGGATCCATATAAGGATTGAAGTGAGGATTTGTATTCCAGAAATACATAGTGTCATCAGCCTGATTCGGAGGCACAAGCAAAGATTCTCGAAATCCAGTAATCTTTACACCCCCATTGACGCCTACTAAAACGTTTTCACTACTTATGGCACGGTGAATTGCCATCTTTTGGTCCTCCATCTCATTATGAATGTAATTCAATCCGTGTGCAATCTCAAGGCACATTTTCAAACGTTTTTCCCACGTAGGAAGAAGTTCTTCCAACTGTTTGTGAAGCGAGTGAGAATGGAAGAACTCAAAAACAAGTATCATATCAGGACCTTCATCACAAAATCCTAGAAAAGTTTCTATGTTGGGATGTTTACAGCTGCTAAGAATTTCAATTTCTGTATTGAACATTTGACTTCTAGTTccaagttttttaaaatttacagtGTAAAGTCTCTTGGGTATTTTACTTTTGTTCATCTCTTCTACGGACAATGTATGTTCCCTATCAAAACATTCAACTTCTCCATAATATTCTTGCATCCCCTGACTGTTTCTGAACAAATTTTTTGGTGAGAAGTTATTGGCACCCAAAAGTATGTCTGTGAGGCTTATTCTCAAGTGTTCCAAGCCTTTTACCTGCAGTAACAATCAGATAGGTGGGATAAAGAGTATTGCATGCAGCTTGCATGACTATATGATcggataataatatataaataaagtgatGGCAAAGTGATGCTAGATGTGTCCAGTTTTGCTCATGTGAACAACTATATAATCTTGTCATATTGGGAGTAGCCTAAAAAGATTACACATGGTACCAGCTATAAGAGTATAATTATCTGAGTCATTAGCTAATGTGCTATCGTTAAAAGTGTATCGACTAGTCATATGTGACTAAGAGTTAATAAAGTTGAAATTACTTTATCGATAACCCCTTATGAATACGAGCATAGTGCCTGCGCGTTACAGCGGCTAAAAGGtgatgactatatatataaaaggaaggctgtggtggagatcgagggggGCGGTAGAGAAGGAGGGCGGCAACGGAGGGTGATAAAAGGTCGATGAgagcgtgtaatgattagagacaATGTGGGAAAGGAtgatatataagggttttatgtataagtaggggtattttggtaaaaaaaaatgcttaattttaagaaatccaatactttttataagggagtaaGAAAAATCGTATGGGGTTTGACAAATCACTAAAAATAGGTTTTGACATTTTCAGTGTAACCAGGATATTGATAAAATTGCATCGACTAATGCAAAGTTTCTCTTTCGAATCATCATCCAAATTTAATCTAAAATAGTCATTGGGGTAAGGGTGCAGTCGACACTTTGCATTGGCTTCTTATATTGGCAAGCATCGGCACTTTGGTTCATTGTATCCTATCCATCGGTAAACATCGATACTTTGCATTGGCTATATATATTGGCTAAACTAGGCCGATCCTTGTGAACGTTGGGGGCGTGCTatgtgaccttttttttttcctttttttgtaGTGTCAATGTTGTCTTTGACCGGAAACctattttttaatttggaaGTTTTCAATTTTGAGACTAATACTATCGGGTTTTTTTTAGATGTTACGTTAAATGaggcgatgatgatacaaaatgtTCATAAAAACGGGCGTATCTTGGCGGGGAAAACCTTAGGGTTGACAGTCATGACGTCTTCGACTTCCGAATTTCCGACTCCTAATTTCTAAGCCCATGTAGTTTACTTCTTTATTAGAAAAGAAACGACCCCTAATTTCTAAGCCCATGTAGTTTACTTCTTTATCAGAAAAGAAACGaacactttttttaaaatacgaCAATCGATTATTTTTTCCGGCATTGGCATTTTTGGCAATATTTGGTTACTACACCCCTTGTTTTGGCAAGTATTAACAAGAAAACCAACACGCTATGTGACGCGTTCTTATTGGTCGTTCAACTTGTCAAAACTTACTAAATTGTCAAACGTATGTTGACACTATACCCTTGCCCCTTATAAATTAAGAGtaacatttttcctttttaaagtgGTCACTTTTTGCACTTTTATACAAAATGAAAAAGTTACAAAGAAATGCTTAAATCTCGGCAAATCCTGCCATTTTCATCCCTCTAACTCTGTAAGTCTCTAACTAATGACATTACTTTGTTTGGCCGTGAAGTGACTAATATGTGAGAGTAAATTCGTTCATTCTTCTTGCCTAGagatattatcatttttaataataaaatatacatatctTGCAACCactcttttatttttcaaaatttcagcccatgaaatatatatttaagttaatgaTAAACTTATACAATGTTTTCTCCATCTACTAAATatacccttaaaatatttttaaatagtgTTCGCCCAAATTTTCTCTCTCATTTAtatactaatttaaatattttcatctaatatacatataatatctttaattaaaattatgtaCAACATAATAATTAACCACATTACCCTTTTTATAATCTCAAGtctcaacccttaaaataactaagCTACTCTCTTTTgtatcaaatatttttataataaccaCACCGCTATTGGTATCACCGTCGTCGTTGCCCATCACCGTCATCCCCGCTAAATAGTATATagaatataaaaattcaaattatatacaACTAATGAATAAGATTACAGTACCTTCCATGGATAGGGTGCCTCTTTCTTGTATTGTATGGCTTTGATGTCGGAGAAATCTTCATCAAAATCCTACATTAATTTATGCATTGATGTATAAAAATTTTCAATGGAACATGACGATTTTTagtgaagagaaaaaaaaaaaatttgtatgtatttgatttaaatcagaacacacagacacacacacacacacatatatatatgttggttattgtaaacaaatattaaaataaaacaaataccaCAAGATTTTGACTATTAGATAATagtaaaattgatgcacgaaatacaaatatatatattgacgcATAATGATTTTAATGATTCATGGTAATTTTCCGTgaaaaaaaacttattgttttactttaatacttgttttatatatatatatatatatagattttaggtAGAATAAAACacttattaaagtaaaacaaataaataataggtttctcttcattgaaaatcactatgcatcataaaattaattgtgcatcaatatatatttgtcattcgtgtatcaattttatcatgatctaaagGTAAATATCTGATCTTATGTGTTTACtataatagttgttttataCGATATAAtaaccaacccctatatatagtatatatatacatactaatattaatacccgtacgatgtacggattgattaaatatattattagttacgtacttcttttatatataaaaatgaagtttgagcataataattttttttttcgattttctaattcatttaatatataaactaacTAAAGATGTATAAGATATATTGTATTATTATAGTAACGATCAATGGAGTTTTTAACTACCGATTAAATATTTGAGGTATTGTATacaataaaatatgaaaagtaagaattgtaaaaatataaaaaattatctcATTGTCCATGAAAGTAagttttattatactaaaatacagttgttctaataatttatcgattaatcacaactcttgattttttatatttgttttaactttgactttaatttaccctttttagttttttattacaaatttacactttttacccaataactttaatataataaataaataataataataactaatataaattGTAACTTGAGAGGGATTTCATTCATAATAGCACTACCTTTACTTTTTcctacatatattatattttaaaaaataataaatatatttttgaatataataaataaaggagACGATCAAGCTAGGATTTCGTTACATATCGTTTTAAAGGTACTACAATCTTGTTTCAATTTTGTGAT is drawn from Erigeron canadensis isolate Cc75 chromosome 9, C_canadensis_v1, whole genome shotgun sequence and contains these coding sequences:
- the LOC122583710 gene encoding probable receptor-like serine/threonine-protein kinase At4g34500; this encodes MILVFEFFHSHSLHKQLEELLPTWEKRLKMCLEIAHGLNYIHNEMEDQKMAIHRAISSENVLVGVNGGVKITGFRESLLVPPNQADDTMYFWNTNPHFNPYMDPEYAKTSKIKRESDVYSFGIVMLEIICGKSIKLLTKVNDGQERELLSQLVRQWFDTGIMKKKITSVLTGENGDNKFYLNKGPNADSLETFLKIACRCLAETQNERPTMKVVVEELNKALSFHVNNKDNFRMSLEEIKLATNNFSGDNVIGGGGFGKVYKGEVAHRHGNGNYTIVTKRLDTSQGQGEQQYYNELQILYEYKHENVIGLVGYNDETCEKIIVDETCEKIIVYEHACKGSLDKYLNDTSLTWRNRLMICIDFATGLDFLHGGIHGKEVVIHRDIKAANILLFDEWKAKIGDFGLSIISTVNEQTDYVIDHACGTRGYLDPLYLKSGFLTIESDIYSFGVVLFEILCGRSTFEIRKYEGRYLPSFMKHKFEEGKQDEVVFEALKKEIMPKSLTTFQNIAYQCLDEDREKRPRAKQVLAQLKKALAFHEDANIGAETS